CTGACGAAAGCGGGCGAACGCCTCGCGCTGTCGCAGCCCGCGGTCAGCTATTCGCTCGGCCGTCTGCGCACGATGTTCGACGACCCGCTGTTCATCCGCACACGCGCGGGCATGCAGCCCACGCCCGTCGCGCTTGAACTCGCGGAGATCGTCGGCCACGCGCTCGACACCGTGCGTCAGGCGCTGCGTTACGCGGAACGTTTCGATCCGGCCACGAGCACGCGCACGTTTCGTCTTTCGCTATCGGATGCCGGTGAAATGGCGTATCTGCCCGCGCTGTGCGCGGCGCTGCAGAAGTCGGCGCCGCGCGTGAAGCTGGTCGTCGAGCCGTTGCCGGTGGAGGAGATCGAGGAGGCGCTGCGTTCGAGCCGGCTCGACTTCGCGATCGGCAATCTGCCGTCGCTGCTGCCGCGCACGCGGCATAGCCTGCTATTCGAGGAATCGTATGTGTGCATGACGCGCAAGCGCCGCGACCTGCCGAGCGGTAACACGCTGAAGCTCGAACGGTTTCTCGCGGCGTCGCACATCCAGGTGCGCTCGCTCGAACATAGTCACCATGCGCTCGACGATGCGCTCCGCACACAAGGCGTCGGCCGCAATATCGCGTTCGCGTTGCCGCACTTCGTCGCGGTGCCTGGCGTGCTGGCCGCGACGGATCTGTTCGCGACGCTACCCGAACGGCTCGCGCATATTCTCAATCGCGGCGACGCGTTCCGGATCTACGCATTGCCCGTGCCGTTGCCGAAGGCGGCCGTGACGATGCACTGGCACGAGCACTTCCACGAAGACGAAGGCATCGCGTGGATGCGCGGCCTGATGACCGAGATCCTCGCGGGCTTCGAGAAGATGTGATTGCGCCGAAGCGAATCAGAGGTCGAGCACGAGTACGGGAGTGCGCGAGCGCGACACGCAGCAACAGATCACGCTATTGCTCGCACGCTCGGCCTTGCTCAGGCAGTGATCGCGATGCTCGGGCTCGCCGCTGACCACATCGACCATGCACGTGCCGCACACGCCTTCGCCGCACGACGTGTCCACTTCAATGCCGATCGACGCGAGCGCAGCAACGATCGACGTGTTCGCATCGACCCGCACCGTCCGGCCGCTGCCCGCGAGCTGTACGTCGAAGCCGTCGA
The genomic region above belongs to Paraburkholderia sp. HP33-1 and contains:
- a CDS encoding LysR family transcriptional regulator; the protein is MTSIDHVDLNLLRVFQAIVEERSLTKAGERLALSQPAVSYSLGRLRTMFDDPLFIRTRAGMQPTPVALELAEIVGHALDTVRQALRYAERFDPATSTRTFRLSLSDAGEMAYLPALCAALQKSAPRVKLVVEPLPVEEIEEALRSSRLDFAIGNLPSLLPRTRHSLLFEESYVCMTRKRRDLPSGNTLKLERFLAASHIQVRSLEHSHHALDDALRTQGVGRNIAFALPHFVAVPGVLAATDLFATLPERLAHILNRGDAFRIYALPVPLPKAAVTMHWHEHFHEDEGIAWMRGLMTEILAGFEKM